Within the Salmo salar chromosome ssa12, Ssal_v3.1, whole genome shotgun sequence genome, the region GttaaatgtatatgtttttggaCGTGAACAtcttgtattgtaatgtttacatTGCCATTTTTATGACATCCTTGGGAATTGCAATTGTCGCGATGGTGTTGTTAGCCTAATCTATGTAACGCTAACAAGCTAGCTACCGCACGGAGAAAATATCAttacattagctaacgttagtgaaTTTTGGACTTTAGTGTCATACCGGTATGTGCCAAATCAACTGCGACAGAGTTGCTGTGGTTTCTGTCGATTTTCTGCTCCCTGTaaagatggctagctagctacacattgGAAAAGAGTATGTAGCTAGGTTATATCAATACTCCATTTTGCGAGACTTGTCGTGCCACGTAAATAGACGCGTTGACGACATGAGGTTGATTATTTTAAATCAGAAATATGCGTTATACGCTCGAGAGCAATAAATGCTTGTTGACAATTTGTAAAAAGATGTCAATGTGTGATTGATATGTTTGCAAGGGCCTCGAGACGAGTCTCGTTTATGTAATGCTTGGAGGCGGGAACGTAATGGCCGCACTCAGATTGGCTCTTACTGATGGATGGGCGGGATTAAAGGAAAGCACTGCCCAATTGAAATGCAATTTTAAAACAGTAATATTCTGATATTTAGATTAGGGATTAAAATATTGCCACTACTCATATAGCCTGTTTGCCTTGTGATTTGTGTTAAATATGCATAATCACTGTTGCATATAAACAACACATGCATTAGTATGTCATAAAAAGGGAGGCATCTAGCAGTAGACCTAGTTCTCTTTCTGTTTTAGAACAGAACATGAATTGTATAGCAATAAACATTTAAAATCCAATACAACTTTATTATCCATATGTTACAGCAGACAACAGAAATTTGATTGCACACAGTTGAGAAGAGCACGGGGTCAAGCTGCAGTGTAGCACCCCTGGATGAAGAGCATGTTGTGGGGTTAAGGGCCCAACCATAGGGGATTGTTGTTAAACTGTGAACCCAGCAGCTCTCCAGTTGCCAGATCAAATCCGCCCTTTATTTCCAGTGCCCTcccgggattcaaaccagcaaccagcTAATGCGccaactccttagccgctggGCTACCTATCGGCCTTACACTGTTTACTTGATTAGTAATACAGTTGATGaaattgtgtcaagttgacttgatgcaacaacaaaaaaaagacttGTTTCTTGCATTGCATTGTCCAAAAAATATTTATCTTGGTTCCTTTCTGTTCATATTGTCAGTTGCAAATATTATACAATAAAGGCTAGTTAATGTAATGAAATCTATAATAACGTAATaatataacaatgtaatactataTGTAACTTATGTTATAACTGAATTATCCCTATTTCCAGGAGCCTGAACAGCACGCAGGGGGAGATCAGAGTGGGATCAAGTCATCAGGTAATAGTCCAACAACCCCCTGTAGGCAGGATGTCACTCTGTCTAGTCTGTATTGCCCATACGAGACCTTAGCAGTACCACTATGTCTTTGACAATCTCTGTTGCAAAATCTGTGAGCTACTTGATTCATACAGTGTGTCATCATCTCACggtcataacctgtcatagatTTGCCCGTATTTGTGAATTACATGGTGCAAAAGTCATATCATTGTAATAAACTGTCTGTGATGGTGAGACTAACATGGTACCTGTCTGTATTATTTGTGTGTATGCAGGCCAAGCTCCCTGAGCTGCAACCACGCCCTGTGTTTGGTGTGCAGACCCAGACAGAGAATGAAGAGTTGGTGTGGATGCCAGGGGTCAATGATTGTGACCTCCTCATGTACCTCAGAGCTGCCAGGTTAGTGTCAACTCAGCAGCACTCaatttagcctggtcccagatctgtttgtgctgtatatcCAACTCTTGTTGTTtttggctatacagcacaaatgggtctgggaccaggctacactcATACTGTATCTCTTGTGTGATGAATGGTGCATACGATTCCTGGCAGATTTAAAGACTGATGGGATGCATTGAAAACCTTGGTGTCTGTCAGCATTGCATAACACTGGTGGTGAGAGGGATGTGCATTACTATGGTCATTAAGTTGTGTGCAGAAAGAACATAATTGTTTCAGATTGGTGAGCATATCAAGCAAGTGTGACTGCTGCTGGTTTTTAGTTGTCATTTAGTCTAAAGACTTGTCCTATCAGAGTTCTTCGAGCTAGCCTGTCAGGTCATTATTGTTAAAGATAATGTCATTTAAAAACACTTCTATAGGGGTCTGTAGTGTACAATGCTTTTATGCTTGTCATCCTGACTGACTGCACAGCCCTCCTAATTTATTTATATTCCCTGCCTCTTCCTGACTGAAGGAGCATGGCAGCATTTGCAGGGATGTGTGATGGAGGATCCACAGAGGATGGTTGTTTGGCGGCCTCTCGTGACGATACCACACTCAACGCTTTAAACATGGTCAGCAGGATAACTTTGCTGCATCTAAATGGGAATATGAAATGGAACAATAACATAATTTAATTTTCACCTGTTTTAATTCATTTTTTCTCCTTTtcctttttaaatgtaatttgttTTTTTTTCTGAAAAAAATGGTAGAGAACATTTTTATAGAAAAAATGTCCAGTGTACAATTGTGTGAACAATATATTGTTACGAATAAGATCTGTAACCCTTCTCAGAAGCTCTGTGTTCCTTTGTCTCCCTCTACAGTTACACGCCAGCCGCTACGACGCGGCTAAAGCTCTGCAGCGCCTAGTGAAGAAACCTGTGCCCAAACTTATTGAGAAATGTTGGTCAGAAGATGATGTGGTAAGGCAGCGTGCACCATGCTTACTTCGGGTGCAAAGACAATGTTTAACTTTAGACACTATGGACTCGATTTAGAGTTAAGATGAGCGTTGCAACTCAGGCTTTTGCATAAATCATTCCTTGATGTCAGCGCAGATATTTGAGTTAAGCGCTCAAATTTCAAGACAGAATATGGCCCTATGTGCTGTTAGGGCTGCTCTGTGGTTGCATCGGGTTACTCCAAGCAACATTGCTATGCATGTTCAATATGAATTATGGCCATTGTGTAACATAGACAACAGTGCAACATTACGAAACACGTTTACACTGCATGGTATATTGCACAAGACAaatgatatcataaggtgaatgcaccaatttgtaagtcgctctggataagagcgtctgctaaatgacgtaaatgttttGGAACTATGTTGACTTTGTTTTGCTTCCACATCAATCTTTTTACAATCAACAGAAGCGGTTTATCAAAGGTTTGAGACAGTACGGTAAACATTTCTTCAGGATTCGCAAAGAGCTGCTGCCCAACAAGAAAACGGTAAATGAAAACACCTGGTGTAGTATATTTTACTATCATACTGTCTCTCATGTCTGTCTGGACATAACGGACAGATATAACTGGACATAACTATACACACAATCAACAGACCTAACTGCAATCTGTGCCCCTCCTCAAAATCATGCGTGTTGTGTTGTTGGCAGGGTGAGTTGATCACATTCTACTACCACTGGAAAAAGACACCCGAggctgcaggcacccggccctaCCGTCAGCACCGTAGACAGCCATCCTCACGCAAGGCCAAGACTCGCGCCGCCCTTGCCACTGTGAATACCCCCTCCCGGGCCCAATCATGTGAGTGCCGGGGATGATCAATTCCCCTAAGATTTAGACTAACGGCCTGCCATAAAATCAGCTATCTTCTAGTTCAGTAACTTTAATCTGATATAGTCTTTAATCtgatctcttctctctcctgcagtggacgTGAGTTCGGCCAGTGAGGACGATCTGGACAGTGAAGACAGCGAGCAGGGCACCTGTGGACACTGTGCTACTACCAGTGAGTACAGCTgaactctctccatttctctccagaGAACACAACAATGTTATTCCCCCATTGATTCTATTAGCTTGCATTGATGTCATGTATCGTACTTACTCCACCAGCGCTCAGGTCAATGGGTTCTGAtgcattgtgtgtctgtgtactatgTAGCTGCCAAATCCAATTTCTCCTTTCGGGATCAATACCGTTGATTAAATTAAACTCCATCCCACAAAAACAGGCAAAAATGtatactaaaagggcattatcataatttccacaatttcacagtattattccaacctcatagtgtggaaatgtatgtatacacacacacacatacatacatacatacatacatacacacacacaggaaattcCCTTTTTTGACTACACTGGGCCTTAATTTCAGCCTCTAAGGACTGGCAGCACGGCGGCAGAGATAACATCCTCTTGTGTACCACCTGTCGGACCTTCTACAACAAACATGGCCGCCTGCCGCCCGGCCCCAAGCCTGCTGACCCTCCCTTCATGTTCAAACCTgtcaaagaggaagaggagggcaaCGGGAAGCACGGCATGAGGACGCGACGCAGCAGAGCACCGGTAAGGCTGAGAACCTCCCATCTTAGCCCCATCTAGTGGATACCTCCCCTGCCACCCTCACTCATTTGTCTCAGTCAGTACCGTCCAGATCTTTGTCTATTGTTGTTATAATCATTCTCTCTTTCAATACTTACTCCAAGTTGTATCTCTCTCCAGTTGTCTTCACTAAGAAGTGGCCACAAGAGGCGGACCGGCTCTCCTACCAGTGAAGACCAGCAGTCCAGTAGCCATCCGTCTCCTGCACCCAGTGGAGCTAGCTCCACCTCCAACACATCCAGAAGCTCCTGCTCAGACAAGACTGACTCCACAAAGAAGCCTGGCAAGGTACATGTTCTTTTGTTTTAAGTCAGGGATATAGATTTGTATTCACTGTAATGGCGCATTTGTGAATTGAAAGTACACTTCATATCTTAACAAATGTCTACTTGTATATCTGCTATTCAGACCAGAGCTTCCTCTTCGTCCGAAGACTTTTGACTGTGTTGTACGTACATTGTAGAACTGAATTGAATAACCGAATTCTATTCCTTCCATCCAACAGAAGATCAAGGAAGAGGTGCCTCTACCAAAGAGTACTAAACGTTCTAGGGAGAGTGCAGCCCAGGACCCAGAGGAGCCTGAGAGAACAGCAACTAAAAGGACGAAAACACAGCAGGTGAGACAGAGACTAAAACGGTAGCGAGGCGATGACAGCGAACAGGATCAAGATCAGTGAGAAGCAAAATGTACAAAACCAGTTCTCAGAAACGCTTTTGTTTCCTCATTATTCTTCAGTTAATGTCTTATCTTCCTTATCTTCCTGAGCTACATTGTTGGGTGTGCCTGGAACTATCCAGTGCCTCTTTTCgtgtaacattaacatgatgagAACTCCCCTCATCGACAATTCTAACCGTGTGTCATTCCTCTCAGGGTGAACAGGTGGAGTGCCGGTCAGAGGGCGATGGAGAGGCTGAGGCAGAggggggggaggtggaggaggaatgctgctcaGACAGCCGCAGTGCCCAGGACGACGGCAGCAGCGACACCAAAGACATCGACCAGGACAACCGCTCCTCCTCCCCCAGCATCCCCAGCCCTCACCAGGGCAACGAAGGCAATGAGAGCGACTCCGACTCCTCTGCCCAGCAGCCCCAGGGTGCCCACCAGGCGGCAGCAGAGACCATCAGTGCCCCTGCTGCTGTAACACAGACCGCACCGACGGTTCCTCCATCGCAGGCTGCAGTCTCGACCACATTCCTGCCCCCCCAGGGCACCTCTCCCTCTGCAGAGCTTGGCCAGGTACAGGCCCAGGCACCCCCCTCCCCAGAGCCCCCCCAGGCTGGTCAGTCAGCTGGCTATGAGTCAGGCCCACCACACAGCCAACCCCCACCCCACTCCTCTCACCCCATCTCTGGCCCATCGCCCCTCCCTCCACCACTGGGACAGGCCCTTCATCCTCCATCTCCTGTGTTCCAgggtcctcttcctccacctggATCTCTTCCTCCCACCCTGCCCCTGCATGGTGCTCCCACCCAGGGCCCCCGCCCCCAGCGACCCCCTCCTCACATACCCAGGGAACCTCCTTTATCCCAGGCGATCCCCCTTACATCTGGGCCACAAATCAAACCACCCCCAACCACACCCATCCCACCATCGCACAAGCAGCAGCCACCgcacctctcctctgctccccctTTCCCCCAGATGCCGTCCAACCTGCCCCCACCACCAGCACTGAAGCCCCTCAACTCCCTGCCCAACCAGCACCCTCCCGGtgcccctccaccccccctccagcTCATGCCCCAGTCCCTGCCCATGCAGCAGGGACTCCCACCCCAGCCTCCTGTGCTCACTCAGCTGCAGAACCTCTCTGGCAGAGGCAGTCACTCCCACTCCACCCTGCCCTCCTCTGGCCCCTCGGCCTTGCACCCTGTCCCGTCTGCCTCTGCTCCCTCTAACATGGGTCCAGTCCCTGGTCTCCagccctccttctcctccatgcccCTGCGCCCCTCGCCCGGAAACCCCATTGGCATGGGAGGGTCACATGTCCAGATTAAAGAAGAGCCATTGGATGAGTGTGAGCCTGAGAGCCCGCCCCCTCCACCCAGAAGTCCCTCGCCAGAACCTTCGGTTGTCGACATCGCCAGCCACGCCAGCCAATCAGCACGGTACTTACTGCATGACAACACTCATGACGGTCCTATAGAATAGGTTTCCTTTACAGATTTaattgtggccatattgttgcCATATTAATTGTGGCCAGATGTTGTTCATCTGAGTTTGCTACATTCTCAAACATAATGTTGTGTGATTTCAAAATATGCTGTTTTGATACACGTCCATTGTTTTTCTTTTCAGGTTTATCAAACACCTGGACCGTGGCTACAACTCGTGTTCCAGAACAGACCTGTTCTTCACCCCTCTGGCCTCATCCAAGCTGgccaagaagagagaggaggctgtgGAGAGATCCAAGAGAGAGGCTGAACACAACgcccgagagagggagagggagaaggacagggagagagagcgggagagggaacgagagaggcaGGAAGAGAAAAATGCTGTGAGTAATATGCTGTGGTCTTCCCTCTTTTCCTTGTTCGTTTTCTTTGACATAAATAAATCGTGGCCCATTCAGAAGGGAAACCCGAGTGTGGTGGCATCAGCGGATATTGCACAAGTTGGATTCGCACTCTTATTTACTTGCGGTCTATTTAAGTCGACCAGTTCTACGCATGCTTCCTTGATGTCAGGCGCACGCATGCGCTGGTGTCTCTTGCTGCC harbors:
- the rereb gene encoding arginine-glutamic acid dipeptide repeats protein isoform X3, with protein sequence MDDLFSPRRSLNSTQGEIRVGSSHQAKLPELQPRPVFGVQTQTENEELVWMPGVNDCDLLMYLRAARSMAAFAGMCDGGSTEDGCLAASRDDTTLNALNMLHASRYDAAKALQRLVKKPVPKLIEKCWSEDDVKRFIKGLRQYGKHFFRIRKELLPNKKTGELITFYYHWKKTPEAAGTRPYRQHRRQPSSRKAKTRAALATVNTPSRAQSLDVSSASEDDLDSEDSEQGTCGHCATTTSKDWQHGGRDNILLCTTCRTFYNKHGRLPPGPKPADPPFMFKPVKEEEEGNGKHGMRTRRSRAPLSSLRSGHKRRTGSPTSEDQQSSSHPSPAPSGASSTSNTSRSSCSDKTDSTKKPGKKIKEEVPLPKSTKRSRESAAQDPEEPERTATKRTKTQQGEQVECRSEGDGEAEAEGGEVEEECCSDSRSAQDDGSSDTKDIDQDNRSSSPSIPSPHQGNEGNESDSDSSAQQPQGAHQAAAETISAPAAVTQTAPTVPPSQAAVSTTFLPPQGTSPSAELGQVQAQAPPSPEPPQAGQSAGYESGPPHSQPPPHSSHPISGPSPLPPPLGQALHPPSPVFQGPLPPPGSLPPTLPLHGAPTQGPRPQRPPPHIPREPPLSQAIPLTSGPQIKPPPTTPIPPSHKQQPPHLSSAPPFPQMPSNLPPPPALKPLNSLPNQHPPGAPPPPLQLMPQSLPMQQGLPPQPPVLTQLQNLSGRGSHSHSTLPSSGPSALHPVPSASAPSNMGPVPGLQPSFSSMPLRPSPGNPIGMGGSHVQIKEEPLDECEPESPPPPPRSPSPEPSVVDIASHASQSARFIKHLDRGYNSCSRTDLFFTPLASSKLAKKREEAVERSKREAEHNAREREREKDRERERERERERQEEKNARASSSSHDSRMSDVQMIGQVHMRSSFEQPPTSVAAVPPYIGPDTPALRTLSEYARPHVMSPTNRNHPFFVSLSPGDPLLAYHMPGLYAADPSMRERELRNLRERELRERMKPGFEVKPPEMETMHPSANPMEHFARHGALALPHIAGPPHHPFGHFHPAMQNHLERERQALALAGPQMRPELSYAERLTAERLHAERMASVANDPAARLQMLNVTPHHHQHSHIHSHLHLHQQDPLNQGEGNGPHPLDPLAPGPRLARFPFPGGPIPNPLLNDLPHDHDMLRHPLFAYAAVAGAGYPRELQGPIPQMSAAHQLQAMHAQSAELQRLAMEQQWLHGHHHLQHGGPLPGQEDYYSRLKKEGDKPS
- the rereb gene encoding arginine-glutamic acid dipeptide repeats protein isoform X2, translated to MDDLFSPRRSLNSTQGEIRVGSSHQAKLPELQPRPVFGVQTQTENEELVWMPGVNDCDLLMYLRAARSMAAFAGMCDGGSTEDGCLAASRDDTTLNALNMLHASRYDAAKALQRLVKKPVPKLIEKCWSEDDVKRFIKGLRQYGKHFFRIRKELLPNKKTGELITFYYHWKKTPEAAGTRPYRQHRRQPSSRKAKTRAALATVNTPSRAQSLDVSSASEDDLDSEDSEQGTCGHCATTTSKDWQHGGRDNILLCTTCRTFYNKHGRLPPGPKPADPPFMFKPVKEEEEGNGKHGMRTRRSRAPLSSLRSGHKRRTGSPTSEDQQSSSHPSPAPSGASSTSNTSRSSCSDKTDSTKKPGKKIKEEVPLPKSTKRSRESAAQDPEEPERTATKRTKTQQGEQVECRSEGDGEAEAEGGEVEEECCSDSRSAQDDGSSDTKDIDQDNRSSSPSIPSPHQGNEGNESDSDSSAQQPQGAHQAAAETISAPAAVTQTAPTVPPSQAAVSTTFLPPQGTSPSAELGQVQAQAPPSPEPPQAGQSAGYESGPPHSQPPPHSSHPISGPSPLPPPLGQALHPPSPVFQGPLPPPGSLPPTLPLHGAPTQGPRPQRPPPHIPREPPLSQAIPLTSGPQIKPPPTTPIPPSHKQQPPHLSSAPPFPQMPSNLPPPPALKPLNSLPNQHPPGAPPPPLQLMPQSLPMQQGLPPQPPVLTQLQNLSGRGSHSHSTLPSSGPSALHPVPSASAPSNMGPVPGLQPSFSSMPLRPSPGNPIGMGGSHVQIKEEPLDECEPESPPPPPRSPSPEPSVVDIASHASQSARFIKHLDRGYNSCSRTDLFFTPLASSKLAKKREEAVERSKREAEHNAREREREKDRERERERERERQEEKNARASSSSHDSRMSDVQMIGQVHMRSSFEQPPTSVAAVPPYIGPDTPALRTLSEYARPHVMSPTNRNHPFFVSLSPGDPLLAYHMPGLYAADPSMRERELRNLRERELRERMKPGFEVKPPEMETMHPSANPMEHFARHGALALPHIAGPPHHPFGHFHPAMQNHLERERQALALAGPQMRPELSYAERLTAERLHAERMASVANDPAARLQMLNVTPHHHQHSHIHSHLHLHQQDPLNQDDVCYCHPGNGPHPLDPLAPGPRLARFPFPGGPIPNPLLNDLPHDHDMLRHPLFAYAAVAGAGYPRELQGPIPQMSAAHQLQAMHAQSAELQRLAMEQQWLHGHHHLQHGGPLPGQEDYYSRLKKEGDKPS
- the rereb gene encoding arginine-glutamic acid dipeptide repeats protein isoform X5, which encodes MDDLFSPRRSLNSTQGEIRVGSSHQAKLPELQPRPVFGVQTQTENEELVWMPGVNDCDLLMYLRAARSMAAFAGMCDGGSTEDGCLAASRDDTTLNALNMLHASRYDAAKALQRLVKKPVPKLIEKCWSEDDVKRFIKGLRQYGKHFFRIRKELLPNKKTGELITFYYHWKKTPEAAGTRPYRQHRRQPSSRKAKTRAALATVNTPSRAQSLDVSSASEDDLDSEDSEQGTCGHCATTTSKDWQHGGRDNILLCTTCRTFYNKHGRLPPGPKPADPPFMFKPVKEEEEGNGKHGMRTRRSRAPLSSLRSGHKRRTGSPTSEDQQSSSHPSPAPSGASSTSNTSRSSCSDKTDSTKKPGKKIKEEVPLPKSTKRSRESAAQDPEEPERTATKRTKTQQGEQVECRSEGDGEAEAEGGEVEEECCSDSRSAQDDGSSDTKDIDQDNRSSSPSIPSPHQGNEGNESDSDSSAQQPQGAHQAAAETISAPAAVTQTAPTVPPSQAAVSTTFLPPQGTSPSAELGQVQAQAPPSPEPPQAGQSAGYESGPPHSQPPPHSSHPISGPSPLPPPLGQALHPPSPVFQGPLPPPGSLPPTLPLHGAPTQGPRPQRPPPHIPREPPLSQAIPLTSGPQIKPPPTTPIPPSHKQQPPHLSSAPPFPQMPSNLPPPPALKPLNSLPNQHPPGAPPPPLQLMPQSLPMQQGLPPQPPVLTQLQNLSGRGSHSHSTLPSSGPSALHPVPSASAPSNMGPVPGLQPSFSSMPLRPSPGNPIGMGGSHVQIKEEPLDECEPESPPPPPRSPSPEPSVVDIASHASQSARFIKHLDRGYNSCSRTDLFFTPLASSKLAKKREEAVERSKREAEHNAREREREKDRERERERERERQEEKNARASSSSHDSRMSDVQMIGQVHMRSSFEQPPTSVAAVPPYIGPDTPALRTLSEYARPHVMSPTNRNHPFFVSLSPGDPLLAYHMPGLYAADPSMRERELRNLRERELRERMKPGFEVKPPEMETMHPSANPMEHFARHGALALPHIAGPPHHPFGHFHPAMQNHLERERQALALAGPQMRPELSYAERLTAERLHAERMASVANDPAARLQMLNVTPHHHQHSHIHSHLHLHQQDPLNQGEDDVCYCHPGNGPHPLDPLAPGPRLARFPFPGGPIPNPLLNDLPHDHDMLRHPLFAYAAVAGAGYPRELQGPIPQMSAAHQLQAMHAQSAELQRLAMEQQWLHGHHHLQHGGPLPGQEDYYR
- the rereb gene encoding arginine-glutamic acid dipeptide repeats protein isoform X6, whose protein sequence is MPGVNDCDLLMYLRAARSMAAFAGMCDGGSTEDGCLAASRDDTTLNALNMLHASRYDAAKALQRLVKKPVPKLIEKCWSEDDVKRFIKGLRQYGKHFFRIRKELLPNKKTGELITFYYHWKKTPEAAGTRPYRQHRRQPSSRKAKTRAALATVNTPSRAQSLDVSSASEDDLDSEDSEQGTCGHCATTTSKDWQHGGRDNILLCTTCRTFYNKHGRLPPGPKPADPPFMFKPVKEEEEGNGKHGMRTRRSRAPLSSLRSGHKRRTGSPTSEDQQSSSHPSPAPSGASSTSNTSRSSCSDKTDSTKKPGKKIKEEVPLPKSTKRSRESAAQDPEEPERTATKRTKTQQGEQVECRSEGDGEAEAEGGEVEEECCSDSRSAQDDGSSDTKDIDQDNRSSSPSIPSPHQGNEGNESDSDSSAQQPQGAHQAAAETISAPAAVTQTAPTVPPSQAAVSTTFLPPQGTSPSAELGQVQAQAPPSPEPPQAGQSAGYESGPPHSQPPPHSSHPISGPSPLPPPLGQALHPPSPVFQGPLPPPGSLPPTLPLHGAPTQGPRPQRPPPHIPREPPLSQAIPLTSGPQIKPPPTTPIPPSHKQQPPHLSSAPPFPQMPSNLPPPPALKPLNSLPNQHPPGAPPPPLQLMPQSLPMQQGLPPQPPVLTQLQNLSGRGSHSHSTLPSSGPSALHPVPSASAPSNMGPVPGLQPSFSSMPLRPSPGNPIGMGGSHVQIKEEPLDECEPESPPPPPRSPSPEPSVVDIASHASQSARFIKHLDRGYNSCSRTDLFFTPLASSKLAKKREEAVERSKREAEHNAREREREKDRERERERERERQEEKNARASSSSHDSRMSDVQMIGQVHMRSSFEQPPTSVAAVPPYIGPDTPALRTLSEYARPHVMSPTNRNHPFFVSLSPGDPLLAYHMPGLYAADPSMRERELRNLRERELRERMKPGFEVKPPEMETMHPSANPMEHFARHGALALPHIAGPPHHPFGHFHPAMQNHLERERQALALAGPQMRPELSYAERLTAERLHAERMASVANDPAARLQMLNVTPHHHQHSHIHSHLHLHQQDPLNQGEDDVCYCHPGNGPHPLDPLAPGPRLARFPFPGGPIPNPLLNDLPHDHDMLRHPLFAYAAVAGAGYPRELQGPIPQMSAAHQLQAMHAQSAELQRLAMEQQWLHGHHHLQHGGPLPGQEDYYSRLKKEGDKPS
- the rereb gene encoding arginine-glutamic acid dipeptide repeats protein isoform X4; the protein is MDDLFSPRRSLNSTQGEIRVGSSHQAKLPELQPRPVFGVQTQTENEELVWMPGVNDCDLLMYLRAARSMAAFAGMCDGGSTEDGCLAASRDDTTLNALNMLHASRYDAAKALQRLVKKPVPKLIEKCWSEDDVKRFIKGLRQYGKHFFRIRKELLPNKKTGELITFYYHWKKTPEAAGTRPYRQHRRQPSSRKAKTRAALATVNTPSRAQSLDVSSASEDDLDSEDSEQGTCGHCATTTSKDWQHGGRDNILLCTTCRTFYNKHGRLPPGPKPADPPFMFKPVKEEEEGNGKHGMRTRRSRAPLSSLRSGHKRRTGSPTSEDQQSSSHPSPAPSGASSTSNTSRSSCSDKTDSTKKPGKKIKEEVPLPKSTKRSRESAAQDPEEPERTATKRTKTQQGEQVECRSEGDGEAEAEGGEVEEECCSDSRSAQDDGSSDTKDIDQDNRSSSPSIPSPHQGNEGNESDSDSSAQQPQGAHQAAAETISAPAAVTQTAPTVPPSQAAVSTTFLPPQGTSPSAELGQVQAQAPPSPEPPQAGQSAGYESGPPHSQPPPHSSHPISGPSPLPPPLGQALHPPSPVFQGPLPPPGSLPPTLPLHGAPTQGPRPQRPPPHIPREPPLSQAIPLTSGPQIKPPPTTPIPPSHKQQPPHLSSAPPFPQMPSNLPPPPALKPLNSLPNQHPPGAPPPPLQLMPQSLPMQQGLPPQPPVLTQLQNLSGRGSHSHSTLPSSGPSALHPVPSASAPSNMGPVPGLQPSFSSMPLRPSPGNPIGMGGSHVQIKEEPLDECEPESPPPPPRSPSPEPSVVDIASHASQSARFIKHLDRGYNSCSRTDLFFTPLASSKLAKKREEAVERSKREAEHNAREREREKDRERERERERERQEEKNARASSSSHDSRMSDVQMIGQVHMRSSFEQPPTSVAAVPPYIGPDTPALRTLSEYARPHVMSPTNRNHPFFVSLSPGDPLLAYHMPGLYAADPSMRERELRNLRERELRERMKPGFEVKPPEMETMHPSANPMEHFARHGALALPHIAGPPHHPFGHFHPAMQNHLERERQALALAGPQMRPELSYAERLTAERLHAERMASVANDPAARLQMLNVTPHHHQHSHIHSHLHLHQQDPLNQGNGPHPLDPLAPGPRLARFPFPGGPIPNPLLNDLPHDHDMLRHPLFAYAAVAGAGYPRELQGPIPQMSAAHQLQAMHAQSAELQRLAMEQQWLHGHHHLQHGGPLPGQEDYYSRLKKEGDKPS
- the rereb gene encoding arginine-glutamic acid dipeptide repeats protein isoform X1, which translates into the protein MDDLFSPRRSLNSTQGEIRVGSSHQAKLPELQPRPVFGVQTQTENEELVWMPGVNDCDLLMYLRAARSMAAFAGMCDGGSTEDGCLAASRDDTTLNALNMLHASRYDAAKALQRLVKKPVPKLIEKCWSEDDVKRFIKGLRQYGKHFFRIRKELLPNKKTGELITFYYHWKKTPEAAGTRPYRQHRRQPSSRKAKTRAALATVNTPSRAQSLDVSSASEDDLDSEDSEQGTCGHCATTTSKDWQHGGRDNILLCTTCRTFYNKHGRLPPGPKPADPPFMFKPVKEEEEGNGKHGMRTRRSRAPLSSLRSGHKRRTGSPTSEDQQSSSHPSPAPSGASSTSNTSRSSCSDKTDSTKKPGKKIKEEVPLPKSTKRSRESAAQDPEEPERTATKRTKTQQGEQVECRSEGDGEAEAEGGEVEEECCSDSRSAQDDGSSDTKDIDQDNRSSSPSIPSPHQGNEGNESDSDSSAQQPQGAHQAAAETISAPAAVTQTAPTVPPSQAAVSTTFLPPQGTSPSAELGQVQAQAPPSPEPPQAGQSAGYESGPPHSQPPPHSSHPISGPSPLPPPLGQALHPPSPVFQGPLPPPGSLPPTLPLHGAPTQGPRPQRPPPHIPREPPLSQAIPLTSGPQIKPPPTTPIPPSHKQQPPHLSSAPPFPQMPSNLPPPPALKPLNSLPNQHPPGAPPPPLQLMPQSLPMQQGLPPQPPVLTQLQNLSGRGSHSHSTLPSSGPSALHPVPSASAPSNMGPVPGLQPSFSSMPLRPSPGNPIGMGGSHVQIKEEPLDECEPESPPPPPRSPSPEPSVVDIASHASQSARFIKHLDRGYNSCSRTDLFFTPLASSKLAKKREEAVERSKREAEHNAREREREKDRERERERERERQEEKNARASSSSHDSRMSDVQMIGQVHMRSSFEQPPTSVAAVPPYIGPDTPALRTLSEYARPHVMSPTNRNHPFFVSLSPGDPLLAYHMPGLYAADPSMRERELRNLRERELRERMKPGFEVKPPEMETMHPSANPMEHFARHGALALPHIAGPPHHPFGHFHPAMQNHLERERQALALAGPQMRPELSYAERLTAERLHAERMASVANDPAARLQMLNVTPHHHQHSHIHSHLHLHQQDPLNQGEDDVCYCHPGNGPHPLDPLAPGPRLARFPFPGGPIPNPLLNDLPHDHDMLRHPLFAYAAVAGAGYPRELQGPIPQMSAAHQLQAMHAQSAELQRLAMEQQWLHGHHHLQHGGPLPGQEDYYSRLKKEGDKPS